CAATTAGGCGTATTTACTATGATGTCCAgctataatgtgtgtgtgcatttttttaacttttgtcgGCATGGGTCTTTTAGGGATTGAAGCACCCGGCACCTTTTGCAGATGAGCTGATGCCAGCTGATGATAAACCCTATGAACGAGTCAGCATGGAGGAGGCTAAGAGGGGAACACATCGTGAGTCTGATTCTTTCAATCCATCAGTATATGATATATCTTTCATAGTCTGATTGATGCCTCCTGGTCTCATTAAGCCTCTAAACTTTTTACCTATATCAAACTGTTCAGTCATACTGTACAAATGAACAAAAGTACTTCAGAGATCCCCGCTGTACATAAAGAATACATCTCTTTATgtcttgtctctttttgttcAGCTAACAGACCGGTGCGGGTGTATGCAGATGGCATCTTTGACGTTTTCCACTCCGGTCACGCCAGGGCACTCATGCAGGCTAAATGCCTCTTCCCAAATACACACCTCATCGTGGGAGGTAAGTCTGTCTGTGGATGTCTGTGTCCATACAGGCCTCCACAGCAGGAGACCTCTCATGCGCTGCTTCTTTTGTAAGTGGGAGACTAAAATTAAACGGAAAGACAATCAACAGTACAAGACTGAAGTCACACAACTGGGAAAAGTTAGATAACTGATAATTAATAGTGTGAGATAAGGAAACCTAACTGGGATATTGTGAGATATTACTGGATGTTCTTATAGGTGCAGTAAACTGCTTCAGCTTCCATAATTACAGCTCCCCCTGGTGGATAGATAGACCATAGCACCTGGAGCAAAACCTCCacacatgggcgcccgctccaccgactgagctatctgggtgcccacaGAGCTCTTTTTCATTGCAATAATTGCAGTAAAAATAGTAAGCTGAAGTAACAATAGATAAGAGTGCTATCCCGCTCACCCTCATGTAAATAGATTTATCTGTCAACCAGCTTTAACTTTATCTTCATTCTTTacttggatgtttttttttagaattgatAATCACTTTTTAAggcatttaaaacaatttatgtATTCTTTCTTTTAACCATTCAAAGTGTGCAGTGATGACTTGACCCACAAGTACAAGGGCTTCACGGTGATGAATGAGGACGAGCGATACGATGCCATCAGTCACTGTCGCTACGTGGACGAAGTGGTGCGAAACGCTCCCTGGACGCTGTCACCCGAGTTCCTCACAAAACATCGCGTGAGTGGAAAGAGTTCAAAGACAAACCAACATATTCTGCTGTCTGTTTATTCATCGATATCTTCAGTCTGAGAGACCAACACCTGTTGagcaaataaaatgttaaaagaaggAGTTGGCAGGCCACCTTCCCCTGGTCCCCTGGTCCCCTGGTCCCCTGGTCCCCTGGTCCCCTGGTCCTCTGGGACCTTTTCCCCTGCCTCCCtttgtgtagtttctgtttttctactgtgtgttgatgtgtgttggAACGACCTCCCCAGATTGACTTTGTGGCCCACGACGACATCCCATACTCCTCAGCAGGCAGTGATGACGTGTACAAGCACATCAAGGAAGCTGGTGAGTAGCAAAGATACCAAGCGTCATAGGGTGCTACTCCAGGATACAGGATACACTTCACTAGATTTAGACGTGCGATCTGCTGGTATTATTCGGGTTCTAGAGGCCTTCTTTGGACATGTGTGTACAGTCCGCATTCTGAATGTGCGTCTCAGTCGAGGTTTTTACAGCAGTTTGTGACAGTTTACGACCTCTTGCCCGTTTACGGCTTACGGTCAGCtctgcgttgctatggttgctgcaCACAAACCGACCAGCCGACAGATTGCAGGGCTACAATAGGAAGGAGACAcgagattcaagatttctttatttgtcactccacagtacactgtagtacaaaattacatgcaaagttcacagcttagcttttcactttcattagccatgcaAACAGCTTAGttggaatattgtcttttttggaataagggcaaaaactgGAATATTATGTTTGTGTAAACGTAGCCAATCATATAAGGGAAGGGCTAACTATTCATGCATCTCTATCCTCCCCCTCTGCCCTCCACAGGTATGTTCGCTCCCACTCAGCGGACCGAGGGCATCTCCACCTCTGACATCATCACACGCATAGTCCGTGACTACGATGTGTACGTCAGACGCAACCTGCAGAGAGGATACACTGCCAAGGAACTCAACGTCAGCTTCATTAACGTAAGAAACGTAGCTTTGGATTAACAGTCGTGTGTTACGCACCTCCTCTCGGTTTCTAACCCCTTGGTTGTCCCCTCTCCTTATCAGGAGAAGAAGTACCACCTGCAGGAGCGCGTGGACAAGGTGAAGAGAAAGGTACGCGACGTGGAGGAGAAGAGCAAAGAGTTTGTCCAGAAGGTGGAGGAGAAGAGCATCGACCTGATCCAGAAATGGGAGGAGAAATCCAGGGAGTTCATTGGCAACTTCCTGCAGATGTTCGGCCCTGAGGGAGCTCTGGTGAGGAGGTCTTGGATCTGGCAGCATGACTGTTTACCGGTTGaatttatctttcttttcatcCAAGAACCACCTGACCAGCACAAAACACTtctggtagaaaaaaaacaaaaaaaactttctatttAAAGAAGCACAATACAGCGCTAGCCATCCGTGTCTAAACAACAATgttgtaacttaaaaaaaaaaaaccaatttCCGCATTTAACATGTTTAGAATCACTAAATCTATTCACTAATCTTAGTCTGTTGTTATTTTAGAAACTGTGCATGACTGGAAATAATATCTCACATACCCCAAGCAGTACCCCAAAGTCAAAGTACCCCTAGAGGTATGCGTACCCCCCCTTTTGAGAGGCGAGTTGAggagataccacgcagtggaaaaacgACACACGCCACTCGGAAAACCTTTCACTTAGTGACAAACACGTAAGAACCTCCCAAGGCACACCTGAGACTCCTGGGTGTCTCTGGGTATTTTGGAGGGTTTTCTGACCGTTTTATCAGTTCTTGGGTGGTCAgatatggtttaatgttggaCTTGATCTGTCTTATGAATGGTATGAACCCAGACGCTGCTGCAGCAACTTATGAGGCATTATAGAGCATTTGGAAGGCCATCATGTACTTCACTCATAATGTTCTAAAAATTGAATAGgtgctaaaaacacattttataaacatttCTGACTAGAAGAGCAAATGCTGCATCTTAGATTATTCTTCAGGTTCCCAGCTTTCAGATGACGTATTATATGACTTTGTTAAATCTAAAAATCTTAAAGCTCCCCTGTCCCTTATTGGCTTATTGAGTGTTTGATACCACGCTCTGATCCTTGTGTCAAATATGAAGCTCCAGCCAGCAGATGCTGAGGATAAAGACGGTacaaaacagctagcctggcttaCGTAATGTTGCTAAATTTCAAAAAGACCACAGTTATTCAAATGTCATCCTAAACCAAATaggccttttatttttatatgaagcagcagcagcgaggTTTTTAATGTTCATGTCGCCCTTCCTGCATTAAGTTGATTTATTAACAGATGATCCCTTTATGTTGTCTAACTTCCGCAGAAGCACATGCTGAAGGAAGGGAGGGGCCGCATGCTGCAGGCCATCAGCCCGAGGCAGAGCCCCAACAGCAGCCCCACCCGCGAGGAGCGCTCCCCCTCACCCACCTTCCGTCTCCCCTTCTTCACCAAGACCTCCCCGCCTCCGTCACCACCGCCCCACCCCAGCGGAGCCCGCGGATACCTCATCAGTGAGGACGACGACGAGGATGACGAGGACGACGAGGACGAAAGCTAGAGTCGTTACTGGTTACTGGCGCTACCAGTTAGCTGTTGAGTAACGTGGTTTTCATCCAGCTCCTGCTTCCACTTTTCGTTGTTTACgatcttactttttttttttagcccttGAGAGTCACGTAAATAGCCGGTTTCTTCACAGCTCTTGTTTTTAGGAAATGTTTATcctctttgtttgattttggtCAGTAAAAGTCACCACTAGTCTCATTTATCTCGGTCACTTTTGATGTTGAGTTTATTAGTCACTCACTGTTGCTAAGGAATATTTTTTCCATCTATGACGGTATTCTTAAGTTTAGCGTTGTGGTGAGGTAgggatttgttgttttgtcatggcTTTAGCGGGAGGGCTCGCAGCTTTTTGGTCCCGTGCTGGAACAGCACATCTAGTCTGGTGTGGGAGAGGTGAGCTGAGACCTCATGGAGACCCTGTTGATTGTCTCCAGGagacgtttttgttttttagaacgGGTCAGAGAACTGGACGTTTAAATGATCTGCTCATGCGGGGCAGTTCATATTTTACTcatactaacaaaaaaacaacccgACTTTTTAAATAACAGGGAAACTCCAGATCACGTCAAATGAGACATCAAAGAcgtcaaagacaaaaaaaagctgaatcCTGAGTCGTATGTGACATATGTCTACTAAACAGCAGNNNNNNNNNNNNNNNNNNNNNNNNNNNNNNNNNNNNNNNNNNNNNNNNNNNNNNNNNNNNNNNNNNNNNNNNNNNNNNNNNNNNNNNNNNNNccccccccccccccccccccccgactttGTCTGCCTGATTTGGGGCTATGCGTGTCTGTGCATGTGATGTTTGTGCTTCTTTTAGCAGTCTGTTGACAGATCTGGGTTCAGCTCTGACTATAGTAatacatttgcttttttaaatgtttttgtctgctgATGAGAATCAGTCTTTGGAAGACTAGTATCAAACTGGACACCATGTTTTGTGGCGTCAAAAGAAAGCAAGGATGACCCGTGTTGATGTAGAAACACTTATTTTTGTAGATTTgatctctttctttgtgtacaGGTTATGATCTTATTCGTCTCTGTTTAGGAGTGCTTTGACAATTTGAGCGCTGGATCAACATGAGCAAGACTCCAgagttttcttcttcatttgtAATTCAGATCCTGCATCTCCTGGCCCTGTAGGGAAGTCTATGACAATAGAAAGAATAGTTTCCGTATTTCCAAGAAGACCTGAGCACTGTCTAAATGCCCTACTTATCATAAGAAATTATATCTTTTCTTTAGTTTGAGTCATAAGCACACATTTATGAATAAGGCCTCCTCATTACTAGCACAAAGACATGGTAAAATATATTAGGCTGTCCCAAACATTTAGGTTTTGGCTTTGTTTTCCACATCTTGCACCAATCTGCAGGACTTCCGCTTAAGTAAACTTGGTGTGTGCATCAGTTAAAGAGTGTTTTAGCAGACTGGACTGCACTGTGTCACATAGTGGTATGAGGGCTTCTGATTCATGTAACAATGAAACTCCAGATCAACATTTATGTAGCTACCTCCTTCCCTCAACTGATTGATTCCTGAGATGAGCACAAACTATGAGCATTATAATTTCCTTTCTGAACAGTCAATGTTGCAACACTGAAGCCATGTAACTGCGTCTAATATTAGAGACTTTCcggcctctgtgtgtttgtcatgcATCTCCAGTGAGTAAAGCATGTGTTTTGTCTCCTATAtaactgaaaaatgaaacatcACAGGTGATCTGTAGATGTAATGCAATACTGTTGATGACTAATAGAAATGTTGACAGATGTCAGATTGATGTGTTCTAGGTTTGGTTTCCCAAAAGGTACTCGTGGTTCAAAGCAGTCTTTGCTACAGCAGCAAAGACTGCATCCACGCTTGTAGGcacaaatcagattttttttcttaagtgcAAAATCAGTTTCATTTGTTGAGCAAACCCAGCTGTGATTTTGAAGCTAAGCTACTTTTAGGAACCCTCGCCACGATTCTTGTGGAATCGGTTTCTTTTAAATTGGTGAGAACTTCTCAGTCAGATCACGTCCACAGGTTCAAGGCGGCTCGAGGTTCAAGACTCGAGTGGCAACCCAACAAAAGCCACTAGCTGCAAATATTAACAGCGTTTTAATCGTGTGTTATTTTACCGTTTGGCATTCTTTGTGTTCATTGTCCTAGTTGCAGAGGAAGGACAAGACGAGAGAAATGGATTAAACATGTTGGCCAAAGCACTTCACCTTGACTAATTATTGTCTCCTGTGGTTTAATGCAACTGTTGAGGGTTTTCCTGCAGCACGATGTTGTTTTGCCTCCACcatcgccttccaggcagct
The window above is part of the Etheostoma cragini isolate CJK2018 chromosome 12, CSU_Ecrag_1.0, whole genome shotgun sequence genome. Proteins encoded here:
- the pcyt1aa gene encoding choline-phosphate cytidylyltransferase A, whose translation is MEAQSSSGLLLSRKRRREGSNRETEEGEKLGKIPRCTVGLKHPAPFADELMPADDKPYERVSMEEAKRGTHPNRPVRVYADGIFDVFHSGHARALMQAKCLFPNTHLIVGVCSDDLTHKYKGFTVMNEDERYDAISHCRYVDEVVRNAPWTLSPEFLTKHRIDFVAHDDIPYSSAGSDDVYKHIKEAGMFAPTQRTEGISTSDIITRIVRDYDVYVRRNLQRGYTAKELNVSFINEKKYHLQERVDKVKRKVRDVEEKSKEFVQKVEEKSIDLIQKWEEKSREFIGNFLQMFGPEGALKHMLKEGRGRMLQAISPRQSPNSSPTREERSPSPTFRLPFFTKTSPPPSPPPHPSGARGYLISEDDDEDDEDDEDES